In Paeniglutamicibacter kerguelensis, one genomic interval encodes:
- a CDS encoding ABC transporter permease, producing the protein MAQSNLATATPPAPGATKPPRQAGAALKLAAGKIGAFLFTVFVSSVIVFFSRWLVPGDPISFLLRGRSPNPEAIAEVTAIYGLDKPPLEQYWNWLTGIILHGDFGRSLQYRQDVTDVILGRLPVTLGLVVMSGVMIAILGLAAGIAASLLRGTWADRAIVASMSGLAAIPSFVGAIVLIAIFAVQLGMFPSFGSGTGFGDMVYHLVLPSLALALSFIAVVGRVTRSSMVEQFAREHVEVARSRGVTPVAVVTRHVLRNATGPILTVSGLLVAGLLVSSAIVEQAFGLAGLGSLLVSSVDRLDFPVVQAIVLIVVTAFVAINTLVDLLGPVIDPRLKAGEGAR; encoded by the coding sequence TTGGCGCAAAGTAACCTCGCCACAGCGACCCCGCCGGCGCCGGGGGCAACCAAGCCCCCGCGCCAGGCGGGCGCGGCACTGAAACTGGCGGCCGGCAAGATCGGCGCATTCCTCTTCACCGTGTTCGTTTCCTCGGTGATCGTGTTCTTCTCCCGCTGGCTGGTGCCGGGGGACCCGATCAGCTTCCTGCTGCGCGGGCGTAGCCCCAACCCCGAGGCAATCGCCGAGGTCACCGCCATCTACGGCCTGGACAAGCCGCCGCTGGAGCAGTACTGGAACTGGCTTACCGGCATCATCCTGCACGGCGACTTCGGCCGCTCGCTGCAGTACCGGCAGGACGTCACCGACGTGATCCTGGGGCGCCTGCCGGTGACCCTGGGCCTGGTTGTCATGTCCGGCGTGATGATCGCGATCCTCGGCCTGGCCGCCGGCATCGCCGCATCGCTGCTGCGCGGCACCTGGGCGGACCGTGCCATCGTGGCGTCGATGTCCGGCCTGGCGGCCATTCCGTCCTTCGTTGGCGCCATCGTCCTGATCGCGATCTTCGCGGTGCAGCTTGGCATGTTCCCCTCCTTCGGTTCGGGAACCGGCTTCGGGGACATGGTCTACCACTTGGTCCTTCCGTCGCTGGCGCTGGCGCTCTCATTCATCGCCGTGGTGGGCCGCGTGACCCGCTCGTCCATGGTCGAGCAGTTCGCCCGCGAACACGTCGAGGTTGCCCGTTCGCGCGGCGTCACCCCGGTGGCGGTTGTCACCCGGCACGTGTTGCGCAACGCCACCGGCCCCATCCTCACCGTCAGCGGCCTGCTGGTTGCCGGCCTGCTGGTCTCCTCGGCGATCGTGGAGCAGGCCTTCGGCCTGGCCGGCCTGGGATCCCTGCTGGTTTCCTCCGTGGACCGCCTGGACTTCCCCGTGGTGCAGGCCATCGTCCTGATTGTCGTCACCGCGTTCGTAGCCATCAACACCCTGGTTGACCTCCTGGGTCCCGTTATCGATCCACGCCTCAAGGCGGGGGAGGGAGCACGATGA
- a CDS encoding ABC transporter substrate-binding protein — MMKKTLKLAFAAGAVLALAACSASPGENSASAAKPSFDLTVNTPAPSGELDKLTWSLYAEPSSLDYAYAFDFSDNQVLANVCESLLRLNADMSVGPGLATKFENPDPTTWVYTIREGVKFHDGTTLTADDVVFSMNRHLDPAVGSFWYSAYNNVKDIKKTGANEVTVTTKVPDALFNDSLSGAPGVIESEATLKKAGADYGNSTGGVNCTGPFELKSWQNGEKINLTRFDGYWDKKLTAKASEVEFVIQTDPVARVNALKSGEIDGGWMLPSNAIGELKASGAGDVFFGLNSAVNSLVVSNPEGPLGNAEVRKALLMAIDRNGLVQAAEAGYATRTNSLTTESVWGSADAATKEAAFKDLVDYPYDIEAAAKIIQEQGVAGQEITITTAPMGNNFAVTAQATAAAAESIGLKAKINTVTPNAYSALFSDPAAREGTDLFYTNWYLSAGNPLEMFSILRTGDFSNYGGWSNPAFDKATNASVHTKDPAKSLALAVESQKITNKEIPWLPLYESPTNIWMNNKITGASPSVNYLYYPWAAQIGAK; from the coding sequence ATGATGAAGAAAACCCTGAAACTCGCGTTCGCTGCCGGAGCCGTGCTGGCCCTTGCCGCATGCTCGGCCTCCCCGGGCGAGAACAGCGCCAGCGCCGCGAAGCCCAGCTTCGACCTCACCGTCAACACCCCGGCACCCTCCGGAGAGCTCGACAAGCTGACCTGGTCCTTGTACGCCGAACCGAGCTCGCTGGACTACGCCTACGCCTTTGACTTCTCGGACAATCAGGTCTTGGCCAACGTCTGCGAGTCGTTGCTGCGCCTGAATGCAGACATGAGCGTTGGCCCGGGCCTGGCCACCAAGTTCGAGAACCCGGACCCGACCACCTGGGTTTACACCATTCGTGAGGGCGTCAAGTTCCACGACGGAACCACGCTGACCGCGGATGACGTGGTGTTCTCCATGAACCGCCATCTGGATCCGGCCGTCGGTTCGTTCTGGTACTCGGCGTACAACAACGTCAAGGACATCAAGAAGACCGGTGCCAACGAGGTCACCGTGACCACCAAGGTCCCGGACGCCTTGTTCAACGATTCACTCTCGGGTGCCCCGGGCGTCATCGAATCGGAAGCTACCCTCAAGAAGGCCGGGGCCGACTACGGAAACTCCACCGGCGGCGTGAACTGCACCGGCCCGTTTGAACTCAAGAGCTGGCAGAACGGCGAGAAAATCAATCTCACGCGCTTCGACGGCTACTGGGACAAGAAGCTGACGGCCAAGGCCAGTGAAGTCGAATTCGTCATCCAGACCGACCCCGTGGCACGAGTCAACGCCCTGAAGTCAGGCGAGATCGACGGCGGCTGGATGCTTCCCTCCAACGCCATCGGCGAATTGAAGGCCTCGGGCGCCGGCGATGTCTTCTTCGGACTGAACTCGGCCGTGAACAGCTTGGTCGTCTCCAACCCCGAGGGCCCGCTGGGAAACGCGGAGGTCCGCAAGGCGTTGTTGATGGCCATTGACCGCAACGGCTTGGTGCAGGCGGCCGAGGCCGGCTACGCCACCCGGACCAATTCGCTGACCACCGAATCGGTGTGGGGATCGGCCGATGCCGCAACCAAGGAAGCGGCCTTCAAGGATCTTGTCGACTACCCGTACGATATCGAGGCCGCGGCCAAGATCATCCAGGAACAGGGCGTTGCCGGCCAGGAAATCACCATCACCACCGCGCCCATGGGCAACAACTTCGCGGTGACTGCTCAGGCAACTGCCGCTGCAGCCGAATCGATCGGCCTGAAGGCCAAGATCAACACGGTGACCCCGAACGCGTACTCCGCGCTCTTCTCGGATCCGGCGGCCCGCGAGGGCACCGACCTCTTCTACACCAACTGGTACCTCTCCGCGGGAAACCCGCTCGAAATGTTCTCGATCCTGCGCACCGGAGACTTCTCCAACTACGGAGGCTGGTCGAACCCGGCGTTCGACAAGGCAACGAACGCCAGCGTGCACACGAAGGATCCCGCCAAGAGCCTTGCTTTGGCCGTGGAATCACAGAAAATCACCAACAAGGAAATTCCCTGGTTGCCGCTCTATGAGAGCCCGACCAATATCTGGATGAACAACAAGATCACGGGTGCCTCACCGTCGGTGAACTACCTGTACTACCCATGGGCGGCCCAAATTGGCGCAAAGTAA
- a CDS encoding amidohydrolase — MQEFAEIAFHGGSVFTGSGEPITGQAVLVRNGRIMAVVPEGELEAHLGSDTEVIDLDGALLAPGFQDSHIHPTGGGTELLQCNLSEADNAQEAVALIAAYAAANPDVAWIQGAGWSMDHYEGGSPLASLIDAVVPDRPVSLSSRDHHSMWANSAAFRAAGVDANTPDPSDGRVERLADGSPAGTLHEGAMGLVEEHAPAATADLLVAGLSRAQDELIAQGITGWQDAMVGAGVGIPDPKDAYYRLIAEGRLKVRVRGAQWWKRDQGLEQVDAMIATRAEAEALGLPDRFNLGTVKIMVDGIAENFTAAMIEPYRDKCGHATHNKGLSFISAEDLAVYVTALDAAGFQVHFHALGDRAVRDALDALEAARAANGPSKLRHHLAHLQVVSEADAARFADLDAVANLQPLWACHEDQLDTLTLPFMPESAQERQYPFGDLFNGGAKLAAGSDWPVSSADPIAGSHIAVNRISPEADDEPLGGEKQRLDLATIFAAYTSGTAFVNHRDDVTGTIAPGYFADFAIVHPNPFDVAPEDIFRSRVTSTWIDGKCVYVAADISVNSK, encoded by the coding sequence ATGCAGGAATTCGCGGAAATCGCATTCCACGGGGGCAGTGTTTTTACCGGTTCCGGTGAACCAATCACGGGACAGGCAGTGCTTGTTCGCAACGGCCGCATCATGGCAGTCGTGCCGGAGGGCGAGCTTGAAGCACACCTCGGCTCCGACACTGAAGTCATCGACCTCGACGGTGCGCTGTTGGCGCCCGGATTCCAGGACTCTCACATCCACCCGACCGGTGGCGGCACCGAATTGCTCCAGTGCAACTTGTCCGAAGCCGACAATGCCCAGGAAGCGGTGGCCCTCATCGCCGCCTATGCCGCAGCCAACCCCGACGTCGCCTGGATCCAGGGCGCCGGTTGGTCCATGGACCACTACGAGGGTGGCTCACCGCTGGCCTCGCTCATCGACGCCGTGGTTCCGGACCGCCCCGTCTCCCTGTCCAGTCGTGACCACCACTCCATGTGGGCGAACAGCGCTGCCTTCCGTGCCGCCGGCGTTGATGCCAACACCCCGGATCCCTCCGACGGACGCGTAGAGCGTCTGGCCGACGGATCACCCGCGGGCACCCTGCATGAAGGTGCCATGGGTCTGGTCGAAGAGCACGCCCCGGCCGCCACCGCCGACCTGCTGGTTGCAGGGCTTTCCCGCGCCCAGGACGAACTGATTGCCCAGGGCATCACCGGCTGGCAGGATGCCATGGTCGGCGCAGGTGTAGGCATCCCCGATCCCAAGGACGCCTACTACCGACTCATCGCCGAGGGTCGACTGAAGGTCCGCGTGCGCGGCGCCCAGTGGTGGAAGCGCGACCAGGGCCTGGAGCAGGTAGATGCAATGATCGCAACACGTGCCGAAGCCGAAGCGCTGGGCCTTCCGGATCGCTTCAACCTGGGCACCGTGAAGATCATGGTTGACGGCATCGCCGAGAACTTCACCGCCGCCATGATCGAGCCGTACCGCGACAAGTGCGGCCACGCCACCCACAACAAGGGGCTTTCCTTCATCTCCGCCGAGGACCTTGCCGTCTACGTGACGGCCCTGGACGCCGCAGGCTTCCAGGTGCACTTCCACGCGCTGGGCGACCGCGCGGTGCGCGATGCGCTGGACGCACTCGAGGCAGCCCGCGCCGCCAACGGACCGAGCAAGCTGCGCCACCACCTGGCCCACCTGCAGGTTGTCTCGGAAGCCGACGCCGCGCGCTTCGCCGACCTCGACGCCGTGGCAAACCTGCAGCCGCTCTGGGCCTGCCACGAGGACCAGCTCGACACGCTCACCCTGCCGTTCATGCCGGAATCCGCCCAGGAACGCCAGTACCCGTTCGGTGACCTCTTCAACGGTGGCGCCAAGCTGGCGGCGGGCAGCGACTGGCCAGTCTCCAGCGCCGACCCGATTGCCGGTTCGCACATTGCCGTGAACCGCATCTCCCCGGAGGCTGACGACGAGCCGCTGGGCGGCGAAAAGCAGCGTCTGGACCTTGCCACGATCTTCGCCGCCTACACCTCCGGCACCGCGTTTGTGAACCACCGCGACGACGTCACGGGCACCATTGCCCCCGGCTACTTCGCCGACTTCGCGATCGTGCACCCGAATCCGTTCGACGTTGCCCCGGAGGACATCTTCCGCAGCCGCGTCACCTCCACCTGGATCGACGGCAAATGCGTGTACGTGGCAGCCGACATCTCCGTGAATTCCAAGTAA
- a CDS encoding TetR/AcrR family transcriptional regulator C-terminal domain-containing protein, whose translation MQELLDRVLRMAHSRMTTSPTAWEACLTELATATLDTFLQYPSIAVTATSLTTSGPGELESMELMLACFSEAGLQGRSLAEQYAIFASYVLAGAAGLARDTTDPANNGTYEWFAGPLQADPSHHPLALSSRDDILALEEREIFFAGINQIIAAAKEKAQNQGPFSQPNPVAPLEHENTMGFTGRPPGTLPN comes from the coding sequence ATGCAGGAGCTGTTGGACAGGGTGCTCCGAATGGCCCACTCCAGGATGACAACCTCGCCAACCGCGTGGGAAGCCTGCCTGACCGAACTCGCGACCGCGACCCTCGATACATTCCTGCAATACCCCTCCATAGCAGTGACGGCAACGTCGCTGACCACCAGCGGACCGGGCGAACTGGAAAGCATGGAACTCATGCTCGCTTGCTTCTCCGAGGCCGGCCTGCAAGGCAGGTCCCTGGCCGAACAGTACGCAATCTTCGCCTCCTACGTCCTCGCCGGGGCCGCCGGATTGGCCCGGGACACTACCGACCCCGCGAACAACGGGACCTACGAATGGTTTGCCGGCCCCTTGCAGGCAGACCCCTCGCACCACCCATTGGCACTCTCTAGCCGCGACGACATCCTGGCCCTTGAGGAACGGGAAATATTCTTCGCCGGCATCAATCAGATCATCGCCGCGGCGAAGGAAAAGGCGCAGAACCAAGGCCCTTTTTCGCAACCAAATCCCGTCGCGCCCCTCGAACACGAAAACACCATGGGCTTCACGGGGCGGCCTCCGGGCACGCTGCCGAATTAG
- a CDS encoding ABC transporter substrate-binding protein, which produces MRNKSLKLALAASAVLTLAACSASPGGGAGGGAGAVAPSYEVTANTPAPTGELDKLIWSTYAEPFSLDYVYAFDYADNQILSNVCESLVRLNDDMSISPGLATKYENRTPNTWVYTIREGVKFHDGTTLTADDVVASMNRHLDPKVGSFWFSVYQNVESIKKTGPNEVTVTSKQPDALFNESMSGAAGVIGNAATMAKLGADYGNSKGGVNCTGPFELKKWQSGEKLSLTRFDNYWDKDLKAKAKELDFVVMTDPVARVNAMKSGEVDGGWLVPTNAVKELDASGAGQVHFGMNTAVQSLIASNPEGPLGKPEVRKALLMAIDRNGLVQAAASGYAKRTNSLTTESVWSHADPATKEAAFKDLEDYPYDVEAAAKIIKEQGVEGQEITITTAPISNDFAVISQATAAAAESIGLKAKINTVTPNAYTALFSDPEARKGTDLYFTSWYLSVADPQEMFSILRTDDFSNYGKWSNPDFDKSVTDAVQTMDQDERFTKSLVAQEITNAEIPWLPLYESPNLLWMNNKITGASPSINFMYYPWAAKIGSK; this is translated from the coding sequence ATGAGAAACAAGTCCCTGAAGCTGGCGCTGGCGGCAAGTGCCGTTCTGACGCTTGCTGCCTGCTCGGCCTCCCCCGGGGGTGGTGCTGGCGGTGGTGCAGGAGCCGTGGCGCCGAGCTATGAAGTTACCGCCAATACACCTGCCCCGACCGGCGAGCTGGACAAGCTGATATGGTCCACCTACGCCGAGCCGTTCTCGCTGGACTACGTCTACGCCTTCGACTACGCCGACAACCAGATCCTCTCCAATGTGTGTGAATCCCTGGTGCGGCTGAACGACGACATGTCGATCTCCCCGGGCTTGGCCACGAAGTATGAGAATCGGACGCCCAACACCTGGGTTTACACCATCCGCGAGGGTGTGAAGTTCCACGACGGCACCACGCTCACCGCGGACGACGTGGTGGCATCCATGAACCGCCACCTGGATCCGAAGGTCGGGTCCTTCTGGTTCTCGGTCTACCAGAATGTTGAAAGCATCAAGAAGACCGGCCCGAACGAGGTCACCGTTACCTCGAAGCAGCCCGATGCGCTCTTCAACGAGTCGATGTCCGGTGCCGCGGGCGTTATCGGCAATGCCGCAACCATGGCGAAGCTCGGCGCCGATTACGGAAACTCCAAGGGTGGGGTCAACTGCACCGGACCGTTCGAGCTCAAAAAGTGGCAGAGCGGCGAAAAGCTGTCCCTGACGCGATTCGACAACTACTGGGACAAGGACCTGAAGGCCAAGGCCAAGGAACTCGACTTCGTGGTCATGACCGATCCGGTGGCGCGCGTCAACGCGATGAAGTCGGGCGAAGTGGACGGCGGATGGCTAGTTCCAACCAATGCAGTGAAGGAATTGGACGCCTCGGGCGCCGGCCAGGTTCACTTCGGGATGAACACCGCGGTGCAGTCGCTGATTGCCTCAAACCCTGAAGGCCCGTTGGGCAAGCCGGAGGTCCGCAAGGCGCTGCTGATGGCAATCGACCGCAACGGCCTGGTTCAGGCCGCGGCGTCCGGATATGCCAAGCGAACCAATTCGTTGACCACCGAATCGGTGTGGAGTCATGCGGATCCTGCCACCAAGGAGGCGGCGTTCAAGGACCTCGAGGATTACCCCTACGACGTCGAGGCAGCGGCCAAGATCATCAAGGAGCAGGGCGTTGAAGGCCAGGAAATCACCATCACCACCGCGCCGATCAGCAATGACTTCGCCGTGATTTCGCAGGCCACAGCGGCCGCGGCGGAGTCGATCGGCCTCAAGGCGAAGATCAACACGGTGACCCCCAACGCCTACACCGCACTCTTCTCCGACCCTGAAGCGCGCAAGGGCACCGACCTCTACTTCACCAGCTGGTACCTTTCCGTGGCCGACCCGCAGGAGATGTTCTCCATCCTGCGCACCGACGACTTCTCCAACTACGGCAAGTGGTCAAACCCGGATTTCGACAAGTCCGTCACCGATGCCGTGCAAACCATGGATCAGGACGAGCGCTTCACCAAGTCCCTCGTGGCACAGGAGATCACCAATGCGGAGATCCCGTGGCTGCCGCTCTACGAGAGCCCGAACCTGCTGTGGATGAACAACAAGATCACCGGCGCCTCGCCGTCGATCAACTTCATGTACTACCCGTGGGCGGCAAAAATTGGCTCAAAATAA
- a CDS encoding TetR/AcrR family transcriptional regulator, translated as MSGKSSTGRPAKAPLDREVFVEAAFRLASRPHTLSLTYRDLGKEVGVDPTAIYRHFQSKESLMQELLDRLFKMAHDRRTVPTSQWEDCLAEFAALTLDTFLEYPAIAVTATSLTTSGQGELDSIELMLSCFSEAGLRGGALAEQYAILGAYVLAGAAGLARDLAESSDPESHEWFTGPLLVDPSHHPLVASIRDEILALDHREIFLAGVRQIIRTAADKGRN; from the coding sequence GTGTCAGGCAAATCATCGACCGGCAGGCCAGCCAAGGCGCCGCTGGATCGCGAAGTCTTTGTCGAAGCGGCGTTTCGCCTGGCGTCACGCCCGCACACACTGAGCCTGACCTACCGCGATCTCGGCAAGGAAGTGGGGGTCGACCCCACCGCGATATATCGGCATTTCCAAAGCAAGGAAAGCCTCATGCAGGAGCTGCTCGACAGGCTCTTCAAGATGGCCCATGACCGGAGGACCGTCCCGACTTCGCAGTGGGAAGACTGCCTGGCGGAATTTGCTGCGTTGACCCTCGACACTTTCTTGGAGTACCCGGCCATCGCCGTCACCGCAACATCGCTGACCACCAGCGGGCAGGGGGAACTCGACAGCATCGAACTCATGCTCTCCTGCTTCTCCGAGGCGGGCCTGCGCGGAGGCGCCCTGGCCGAGCAGTATGCGATTTTAGGCGCCTACGTGCTGGCCGGCGCGGCCGGACTGGCCCGCGACCTGGCGGAATCCTCCGACCCTGAATCACACGAATGGTTCACGGGACCGCTACTCGTCGACCCGTCGCACCACCCACTCGTCGCCTCCATCCGGGACGAGATCCTCGCACTCGACCACCGGGAAATTTTCCTCGCCGGCGTGCGGCAAATCATCCGCACGGCGGCGGACAAGGGCAGAAACTAA